From Neofelis nebulosa isolate mNeoNeb1 chromosome 14, mNeoNeb1.pri, whole genome shotgun sequence:
TGGATGTCCACGTGGGCCTCAGGTACCTCCTCGCACTGCCCACAGGCCTCCAGCAGGGTCTGCAGGAGCTCGGCGTCGCTGTTTCCAGTGTGGCGGCCGCGGGCCATCACCATAGCGCCCTCTTGAACCACGCAGGGCAGGTTGGGGGAGATCCGCAGCACCCGTGTGGCCGGTGGCAGCAGCTggccagagagaggcaggggtcaGGGAACGGGTGGGGTCGGCGCTGCCAGGCAGGCCCTCGCCTCCGCCAGCTGTGGGCTCCCCTCCCCGGGTCCTGGGCGCGGTGCCAGGAGGAGCCTGAACCTCAGGCCCCTCGGCCCCCTGACCCCCTGTTCGGGCTGTCTGGAAGGCCAAGTGTCACATGTCTCGCCCATCCCGCCTCCCTAAAGGGCTAGAGTCAGGCTGGCACCAGTCTCGGATGGCAAGGGGTGGGAAGCAGAGCCTGGCCAGCAGAACTGACTCTGGGGGCAAAGCCTCACCTCCCACATAacccccactcacctcctccaGGGTACTCAGAGAGATCCCGGCGGCCACAGACACCAAGATGTGCTCAGTGGTTACCACGGGGGCCACCTCTGCCAGGACAGCTGGCAGGACATGGGGCTTGGTGGCAAAGAAGACTAACCAGCAGTTCTGCACAACCTCCTGGTTGGAGTGGGTGgtctggcagcccagagcctgcagtgGGGACAGCGGGATCATGGCGGGGTGAAGTGCGGCAGCCTCCCAGACCATGGCCCTTCCTGCTAGAGGCCACCCTGCATCCCCAGGGGTCCCCAGGGATCTCTCCTCCCATTGCAAACACCTGCACCAGCCCCCTCACAATGCCCAAGACTCACCCAGACCACGGGTTCTTGCTCAGGACCCAACCTGCACCTCACGGGCCTTGCTGATGTCAGGACCTCCTCACGCCCTCTGACCCCAGTGAGTGCCCACAACCATCTCTGCCCACCCCAATACACagatacacgtgcacacacacacgccccgTTACTCCACCCTTGCTCTCCACAACCTTGactttccttctagtctttgaCCTCCTCTTTCCCCAACCCAGACAGTCTCAAAAGTTCAGCTAACTAAGCAGCATCCCCTTGCCCCCAGGAAGTGTCTCAGAGGAACAGGAGCCAAGAGCCACCATGagtcccctctcccccccaccaggATAGCCTCGACTCAGAAGAGCCGGGGACCAGCTCACCCGGAAGCGGCAGAGGTTCCTGTCACTTGGTGCGCTGGCTAGTACGTGTTGAGCTTCGACTTTTCCTGGAGAGAAAGGCAAAGAGCAGAAGGGTCAGTGAGGAggtggggtggaaggaaggaacaggGGCCAGCCTGGCCTGCCCCTCACCAAAGGGTCTCTCACACTCAGCCATGCCTGGGCCATCCTGGCCGCTGGCTGCCTGAGACTCTGTAAGAACCGAAGTGCGTGGCAGGGGTGTTCCACTCGGCCGGGACCAGCCAATCACGTCCATCCTGTGGTACTTGTCAGTCTCCACCACCCATCTGTGGCCGCGGCCGCAGGCCCCGCTAGACACAGGGGCCAGGAGCTTGCGTAGTCTCATGAGGACATGGATCTCAGGGGCCTATACCTCGAGGAacaggaaggcaggggaggaggggtccATGGTGGGTAGGGAGGCCAAACAGGGGCAAGCTTCCGGGGGAGCTGGGGGTATATCTGTGCTGGGATGTCCGAGCTGGGGCTAAGCGCCCATTTGGTAGAAATCATCTGCACCTGTCGGGTACAGGGCTGAGGAGATTAAGTTTCTGTAAGGTCTAACAGGAAGACAGAAGTGCACCCCACAACCCAAACACAAGGCCAGTTAGTCAGGACAATGACAAGTGCCATGCATTCCTACCACTACTGTGTTCAACACTGAATCTGCACCACCCTGGAAGGAAGGAGATACTGGCGGTTTTACAGGTAAAACACTTGAGAGTTTTGCAGTAAAGTATTTTCTGATGATTTTGACCCCACTGAACCTTGACTGTGGCTGAAGGGAGAAAGCCAGCCTATAATCTACACCTAAAGATTTCTAAATCCCGTGGAGTAAATTTAGGACAGCCTTGCTGCAAACCAGTGGTTCACCATCCGGGaagtctctgcccctttccaacCCCAGGGGACTTGTGGCAACTGCTGGAGACAGTTTTGCCTCTCACAACAGGGgatgctactgacatctagtgggaaGAGGCCAAGGACGCGGCTAAACACCCTACAATGTGAAGAATGGAGAATTATCCCACCCCAAATGTCCACAGTGCTGCGGAGGTTGTGAAAACCTGCAGCGCGACGCCAGAGTAGCGTCggcaaacaaacaggaaacaggaGGCTCAAAGGTCAAGCAACTGGACCCAGGCAGACCAGGTAGTTAGTAGGAGATCCCGGGCTCTAAGCTAGGCTGTCCAAGAAAAATATCACTGAAGCCACGTAGAGAACTTCACACTTTCTAGTAGTCACATTAAACAAGTAAGGAAAATAGATGAAATCAATCGTAACATATTTGACTTAACATGATATAAAGAAAATGCTATTCTTCCAAAACTTCGTTTCAGTCAGCATTAAAAGTTACTAAAATatgttactttctcttttcttgtgtgCTAAATCTTCCAAACCCGACGTAGATTTCATGCCATAAACTCACGCCACATCTCAACGCGAACCATCCACATTTCCATGGTGGGCGGTCTATGGCCCCATGTGGCTCCTGGCCAGTGCGGGGACAACCAACTCTAAGTCTCCTACGCACAGCCGTCCCCGCTGTGCTCACAGGGACGCAGggtccccaggagcagagtccGCCTTCCGCCCGGGCCCACGCCCGCCGGGCCGGACCCGCCCCGCTCCGCTCCCACGGTGCCCTCGCTCCTCGCCCAGGAGCTCTGCGGGATGCATCCCTCCACGCAGAGAAACCCTTCCCTCGCACAACCGGCCGGTGTCGGACGCCCGCTGGTCCCCAGGCCCAGGGACCCACGCGCCCCCACGCCCGAGGCCCCCACCTGCTCGAATGAAGCCCTGCGCGAGGGCCTCTGCCATACGCCCGGCGCCAACAAAGCCCACGCGTAACTGGTCCAGACCGGGAACCGCCACCACCGCCATCTCGCCACCGCCCCGCCAGGCCTTGCTCCGCCCCACGCCCTCGGCCCCGCCAATGGGCTACGCCGCCCCGCCCTGTCCTTGTCTATTGGCTGCCTGGACTTCACGCCCCGCCCACTCCCTTCCGGGCTCTGCGCCCTACCGCTCGACTAGCAGTACTGCTCCAGTCCCTCCCCGCGCTGCTCATTGGTCCGGGAGAGCGGGGCGCTGCGGCtccggggggcggggcgccgcGCCCCATCTTCCACCGCGCGTTGGAGTCTGGCAGAAGCGCCGCGTCTGGCGAGGTGGATGAAGCTTCCGTGGCAGGATTCTGGAGGCCTGGTGTCGATCAGATCCTGATCGGAGCTTGAGAGACTACGTTCAGTGGCCAAGGGTTGGAAAAGGTGGGGGTTCCTCCGAGTCCTTCCGGAGGTCTGTGCCCTGGAGCGTGACTGGTTGGGTGTCCCTCGCGTGAACGCCGCAGAGTCCGGGAAACCACTGGCGCTGGACAGTTTAGCTTCCAGGTGAAAGCATCGTCCTGATTCCGATGAAGGGCCCGGGCGGGCGAGGTCCTGACCCTGGCCAATCATTACGACATGTCAGGAGCTAGGGAGTGGAGCCCTACCAGCCTTAGGCCGCTTTCTCTGGGTGGCAGCCACGTTCTCAGGGGCACCCAGGTTCTCTCTTTGGAACCTGGGAGTGGACTCGGGTGGGGAAAGCAGGGCTGCCTGGCCAGGGCTTGTTGTCAGCCCCTGTCCAAGCTTCAGCAGGTCCAGGTGACAGCATAACATTAGCACTGCCAGTGAAATGTGTGAATAGGGCATGCATTGACTGCATTAACGAAGTTCCTCCAGCCAGCCTGGATCTTGGTTTTCATGGGCCTCGCAGGTTGCTGCGATAAGGCAGGAGAGGTCTTCCTGAGGCCTTGCTCCCCAGCAGAGACCTGGCCCATCTTGTTGTTGGTCCTGGGGGAGATGGGAGTGCTTGGCCACCGCCAGGGCCCATGTTAGAAACTGATGGGAGGGTAGGGGTAGTAGTACTTGTTTTTCGTTTttcggtttatttatttattttgagagagagagcgagtgagcctgggggaggggcagagaagagagaagaatctcaagcaggctccacgctgtcagcacaaagcccaactcaggactcgatcccatgatcctggatcatgacctgagctgagatcaagagcagggttccttttttttttttttttttatgtttatttttgagagagagaacgcaaaagggggagggggagagagagggagacaacagaatctgaagcaggctgcaggctctgagctgtcagcacagagcctgacacgtgactcaaactcatgaaccgtgagattgtgacctgagccaaagtcagacgctcaaccgactgagccatccaggcacccctcaagagccggcctcttaaccaactaagccccccCGGGTGTCCCAAATGCTTGTAATCTTTAATTGGCATGGGAAAAATAAAGCTTGGAGAGTGAAGATTGTAGTTTTTCTGTTTGAGACTGCATTTTAAAAACGTTTTAGGGCGCCTcacagttgggcatccaactcttgatttcagcttgactcttggttttggctggggTGGTGATCCAAGGCCACGGGATCAGACTCCACACctagcgtggaacctgcttgagattctcgttctttccctctgcccctccccgcacgtatgctctctctctctaaagtaagtaaaatttaaaaaaatgtttggttaCTCTAAACTCTACTTTGACACATTCTAAACTCTTCAACGATGAAATCCCCTCATTCACTCAGCACTGCCCCTGCAGGGTGTGAGTCCTGCTCCGAGGAAAGCCATGGAGCAGCAGACTGGGCCGCGGAACCCCTTCCTTGAGGACTTGCATTCTGGCTGGGGATGCAGCCCCTCTGTgacgcgcatgcacacacacacacacacatagaacaGTACGGAGGATGGCTCAGGACACACAGCCACTCTTTGTGTCCTGCCAGGTGTGTGCAGGTCTCTGCTCTGCAGGGGCCTCCCTCTGTATGTGCGCACGTGGCTGGCTCAAGCTCCATCTCAGGCACCACCCCCTCCCTGAACTCCTGAGCAGAGCCTTCTTTGTTCACAagggctggagcccagggaaTACAGGGCTGACCCACGTCCTAGACCTCAAGTCCTGGGGGGAGGAGCAGGCTCCCAGGTGCTCCCAGACGAGCACACAGGAGTCCCACAGCAGAGTGAGCACTCAGAGAAAGGAACACGTCAACTGAGGCCTAAAAGGTGGACAGGCACTGACATGAGGGTCCTGGACCAGCCCCAGCAGAGCCCTGTGGGATAAACACACAGCCTGATGGAGAAGGGGTGGGGACAAATGCCATGAAAGACCAGCTAGGTACAGGGACAGAGGTGGGAATttgtgtgcctggcactgagAAGACAGCCAATACTGCCTGAACACAGGGAGGAATTAACATGGCAGGCACATCTGGGGTCAGAAGGAAGCTGGGGGCCACCTGCATGAGGATGGCCAAGGGTGACCCAGGAGAGAGGGGACCTGAGAGGAGGCGGGCCCAAAGCCAGGGAAGGTGTCTGGGTCCTGGGCTAGGCAGTACTGAGGGTTTTCAAGTTGGGTACTCCTGGGTCCACACCCCAGCACTGACTGGCTGGCTGGGGGACTCTGCTGTATTCCTGCTGAGAATGGGGAGGCCTGAGCTGCTCTCCCCTACCCACCTTTATGACAGACCCTCCTTTGTGACACCTTTGCTACTGTCCAGGGAGAAGGTCGGGCCAAGCCCCATCACAAGCTGCGACCTGATGGCTAGGGAGATGAGGGGTCAGGCCTGGCTCAGCTCTCTCTTGGGGTCCCAATCACCACCCTCCCCTTGGATCCATCCAGATGCCTACTCAGCCTGTCCAACTCCAGAACAACCTCATGCCCCAGGGTCCTGGGGCAAACAGGCAGGCCCCGGGGGTTCAGGCCACCCAGGCCTGCATATGACCTCATGTGGAAAGGCTAAGCGGTGGCCACAGCACCAGCTGGGACCACTAACAGGTGCTCTGCCCTGCACCCCCACCACTCGACTGTCCACTGCCTCCGCCCTGCAGCCTACCCAGGTCCAGCTGGCCATCCTAGCCCAGCAGCTTTCCGAGGAACCAGCAGGTGAATGGTGGGTCCTGGGGCCAGCCAGGCACAGGGAGGCAGTGCCCATGGTGGGAGGGACACAGCTGGCACAGAGCTGCTGGGGGTAGGCCTGGGAAAATAGACTTTATTGGCTCCCAGGGAATGGGAG
This genomic window contains:
- the PYCR3 gene encoding pyrroline-5-carboxylate reductase 3 isoform X1, with the translated sequence MAVVAVPGLDQLRVGFVGAGRMAEALAQGFIRAGKVEAQHVLASAPSDRNLCRFRALGCQTTHSNQEVVQNCWLVFFATKPHVLPAVLAEVAPVVTTEHILVSVAAGISLSTLEELLPPATRVLRISPNLPCVVQEGAMVMARGRHTGNSDAELLQTLLEACGQCEEVPEAHVDIHTGLSGSGVAFTGCFIQGERQLCQSPPLTAAGVCLLRGLGRRCHQDGHAQWPGPPHCCSDPAGHSQVVAAEGAAPGSAADRRVHAGRHHHLWAPRAGAGRAAGGHHERRGGCHLPGQGAEREVGSGHWPWPPPGPPSLPLPGTAALPPGRNPQGCPIPA
- the PYCR3 gene encoding pyrroline-5-carboxylate reductase 3 isoform X5 translates to MAVVAVPGLDQLRVGFVGAGRMAEALAQGFIRAGKVEAQHVLASAPSDRNLCRFRALGCQTTHSNQEVVQNCWLVFFATKPHVLPAVLAEVAPVVTTEHILVSVAAGISLSTLEELLPPATRVLRISPNLPCVVQEGAMVMARGRHTGNSDAELLQTLLEACGQCEEVPEAHVDIHTGLSGSGVAFTGCFIQGERQLCQSPPLTAAGVCLLRGLGRRCHQDGHAQWPGPPHCCSDPAG
- the PYCR3 gene encoding pyrroline-5-carboxylate reductase 3 isoform X4, which gives rise to MAVVAVPGLDQLRVGFVGAGRMAEALAQGFIRAGKVEAQHVLASAPSDRNLCRFRALGCQTTHSNQEVVQNCWLVFFATKPHVLPAVLAEVAPVVTTEHILVSVAAGISLSTLEELLPPATRVLRISPNLPCVVQEGAMVMARGRHTGNSDAELLQTLLEACGQCEEVPEAHVDIHTGLSGSGVAFVCAFSEALAEGAIKMGMPSGLAHRIAAQTLLVDLPLGGATHRELGPDPARPQEENGAGCPCPG
- the PYCR3 gene encoding pyrroline-5-carboxylate reductase 3 isoform X3 yields the protein MAVVAVPGLDQLRVGFVGAGRMAEALAQGFIRAGKVEAQHVLASAPSDRNLCRFRALGCQTTHSNQEVVQNCWLVFFATKPHVLPAVLAEVAPVVTTEHILVSVAAGISLSTLEELLPPATRVLRISPNLPCVVQEGAMVMARGRHTGNSDAELLQTLLEACGQCEEVPEAHVDIHTGLSGSGVAFVCAFSEALAEGAIKMGMPSGLAHRIAAQTLLGTAKLLLQKGQHPAQLRTDVCTPGGTTIYGLHALERGGLRAATMSAVEAATCRARELSGK